The following nucleotide sequence is from Salinigranum halophilum.
ACCGACCCCGAGACGCTCACAACCGCGGGATTACAGCCGCCGGCCGTCGTCCGCCTGTTCGACCGACTCGGCTGGGACGACCCGCCCGTCGACGTCGACGACGCCGTCGAGCGACTCGAGACGACCGGTCTCCCGCGTCGCTGACGACCGTGGTCAGCCGAACCGCGCGGCCGCCGCCTCCACTGCTTCGATGCCCAGTGCCCGCACGTCGCTGTCGACGTCGACACCGCGGAGGTCGTCGGGGGTGTACCAGTCCCACGCGGCCGCCGGCTCTTCGTCCTCGGCGGGGTCTATCGCCCGCGAGTCGACCGTCGCGAAGAACACGTGGTCGATGTGCTGGTGGCCCACTCGGTCGCCGAAGCGGTTGACGTCGGCGAGCATCAGATGTCGGGGCCGCGGAATCGTCCGTGCGGTCTCGGAGGCGATGTCGGCGTGGTCGGTGAGGAGCGTCGGGGTGAGGCCCGTCTCCTCGCGCGCCTCGCGCAGGGCGGTCTCGTGGGGGAGTTCGTCGCGGTCGACGTGTCCGCCGGGCGGGAGACGGATTCCGAGTTTCGGGTGTTCGTGGAGGGCGGTCGCCCCGTCGTGGACGAGGTAGACCGTCGCCGTGAAGTGACGCGTCGTCTCCATGCTGAGGGCTTCGCCCGGACCGGTTTGTGCGTTTCCGTTCTCCGTCCGCTCACGGGCGCTGCGGAGCGTGGTCGCCGGGTGAGGACCCGAGTTACGGGACCTGAACCTGCTCTTCGGCTTCGAGCAGCTCGTGGTAGCGGTTTCGGATAGTGACCTCGGAGATGTTCGCGACCTCCGACACCTCCGACTGGGTGACCTTCTCGTTCGTCAGGAGGGAGGCGGCGTACACCGCAGCGGCGGCGAGGCCGACGGGCGACTTGCCCGAGTGGATGCCCGCCTCTTTGGCGTTCTGGAGGAGCTGGCGGGCGCGGCGCTCGGACTCGTCGGAGAGGTCGAGGTCTGACGCGAACCGGGGCACGTACTGCTCGGGGTCGGCGGGCTTGATCTCGAGTTTGAGCTCGCGTACCACGTACCGGTAGGTGCGGGCGATCTCGTCTTTCTCGACCCGGGAGACGGCCGTAATCTCGTCGAGCGAGCGGGGCGTGCCGGCCTGTCGAGCGGCCGCGTACAGCGACGAGGTGGCGACGCCCTCGATGCTTCGGCCGGGCAGGAGGTCGTCCTGAAGCGCGCGGCGGTAGATGACCGACGCGGTCTCGCGGACGCTGTCGGGCAGGCCGAGCGCGCTCGCCATCCGGTCGATCTCGCCGAGCGCCTGCTTGAGGTTGCGCTCCTTGGAGTCGCGGGTGCGGAACCGCTCGTTCCAGGTGCGGAGCCGCTGCATCTTCTCGCGCTGGCGCGAGGACAGCGAGTTGCCGTAGGCGTCTTTGTTCTGCCAGCCGATGTTGGTCGACAGCCCCTTGTCGTGCATCATGTTCGTCGTGGGGGCACCGACGCGGGACTTCTGGTCCTTCTCGTTCGCGTCGAACGCACGCCACTCGGGGCCGTGGTCGATCTCGTCTTCCTCGACGACGAGTCCGCAGTGTTCACACACCGTCTCGCCGTGTTCGGTGTCGGTCGCCAGCGGGCCGTTGCATTCGGGGCAGTGGAGGGACTCGTCTGTGGCGGGGGATTCGTCCTCGCTCTCGCTCGTGCGCGCGCGTGCGCGACTCCGGTCTCGGTCGTAGCTTCGCACGGATTCAGTCATTGGTTGGGGTGGGGGAGAAGTGACTGCAGCGCAGTCGTTGTCGATACCATTGTAAGGGGTGGTGATACATAAACCTACCCAATTTCTATCCAGACAAAAAACATGAAAAATAGCATACGGTGCGGTTCAGACGGTGCACAAGCGACACGATTCGCGACGGGCCAGCGATTACGCTGGGTGAACCACCTTTCAGTCATGAATGTTTTGTTCGGGGCGCACACTTTTGTTCATCCGCCTGAAACGACCGGCATGTCTCCTGCATGGGAGGTCCTCCTCCCCGCCCACATCGACTCCGCCGGCCCCGAATCGATCAGCGACTTCGCCCGCTGTACCGGGATGGACGAGTACGACAGTGTCGACGACGCCCTCGCCGACATCGGACGTTACGACGCGGTCATCGTCCGGGTGACCGACCTCGACGCCGGAGTCATCGACCGCGCGGACCGGCTGAAGGTCGTCGCGAAGCACGGTGCCGGCCTCGACAACGTCGACGTGGGCGCCGCCTCACGTCGCGGTATCGTCGTCTGCAACACCCCCGGCGCGAACGCCCGCTCCGTCGCGGAACACGCGCTCGCGCTGTTGTTCGGCGTCCGGCGGCACCTCCGCACCGCCGACCGCCACGTCCGGTCCGGCGGGTGGGACCGTTCGGCGTTCGCCGGCCGCGAACTGACGGGCGACACGCTCGGTCTGTTCGGCTTCGGTGCCATCGCACGGGAGACGGCCGACCTCGCCCAGGGGATGGGACAGGCCGTCTGCACGTACGACCCCTACCTCGCGGACGCCGACGTCCCCGCCCGCGTCGACCGCGTGACCGACCTCCCCGCCCTCTTCCAGCGCGCCGACGCCGTGAGCATCCACGCGCCGCTCACCCCCGAGACCCGGGGAGTGGTCTCGACCGACGAACTGACCGCCCTGGGCCCCGACGGAGTCCTCGTCAACACCGCCAGAGGGCCGATCGTCGACGAGGCCGCCCTCCTCGCAGCCCTCGACGCCGGCCGAATCGGCGGTGCCGGCCTCGACACCTTCGCGGAGGAACCGCCCGGCGAACACCACCCGTTCGCCGCCCGCGACGACGTCCTCCTGACGCCGCACGTCGGCGGGGTGACCGCGGAGGCGCTGGAACGGATGAGTCGTCGAGCGGCCGCCAACGTCCGTACCGTCTACGAGGGCGCACTCCCCGACTCGACCGTGAACCGCGCCGCGCTCGAGGAGGGTGAGCGATGAGAACCCGAAACGGGCTCCGGCGGGCGCTGGAAGAGGGCGAGACGCTCTTCGGCGCGAGCGCAGATACGTTCTCGCCGACGGTCATCGAGACGCTCGGTGACGTCGGACTGGACTTCGTCTGGCTCGACTTCGAACACGGTGGGCCGAGCCCATACGACAGCACCGTCTTCGAGGAACTCACCCGCGCCGCCGAGGCCGGCGACATCGAACTCCTCGTCCGACTCCCGGCACCGGACCCGCCGCTCGTTCGAAAGGTGCTCGACGCGGGCGTCCGGACCATCCTCCTCCCGCGCATCGAGACCGCAGACGAACTCCGCCGGGCCGTCGCGGCGGCGCACTTCTCGTACGACGGCGACGTCGGCGACCGGGGCGTCGGCGTCGGCCGCACGGCGCGATGGGCGGGCTACGTCGACAGTCACGTCGAAGGCGAAGACCGGGAGGTGCTCGTGGGGACGATGGTCGAGAACGCACGTGCCGTCGAGCACATCGACGAACTCCTGTCGGTTCCGCAGCTGGGCTTTGCCTTTATCGGCCCCGCCGACCTGGCGATGTCGATGTCGGGCGGCGACCCGACGGAGCGGAGCGCCGAGGCCGTCCAGGCCGCCATCGACCGCACGCGCGAGGCGTGCCTCGACGCCGGGGTTCCCGTGGGGCGTATCAGGAACGACGTGGACGCCGCGCGGACGGCGCGTGACGAGGGGTACCAGCTCATCCGCATCGGCGGCGACCTCGAATCGCTACGGACGACGCTCGGGGCCCGACTCGCCGACCTCGGGCGCTCGTGACCCACCGCACCCCCACTCGCCGACGGGCACCGAAACCCTTACTCCCGGGCCACGGTTTCGGTCACCCATGAGCGATTCGCCCGTCGACAGCGAGGAGGTTCGCCACGTCGCGGAGTTGGCGCGTGTCGACCTGGCCGACGAGGAGGTCGAGGAGTTCGCCGCGCAGTTCGCCGACATCCTCGAGTACTTCGACGCCCTGGACGACGTCCCGGAGGTCGAAGCCGACGAGGACCTCGTGAACGTGATGCGCCCCGACGAGGTCCGTGAGGGCCTCTCACAGGAGGAGGCGCTCTCGAACGCCACCGAGAGCGAGGGCGGCTACTTCAAGGGGCCGCGGGTGTCGTAGATGGCCGACCTGAACGCCTTCATCACCGAGGAGCGTATCGACGGCGACGACGACGGCCCGCTCGCGGGCAGGACGGTCGCCGTCAAGGACAACATCTCCACCGAAGGGGTCCGAACGACCTGCGGGTCGGCGATGCTCACCGACTACGTCCCACCCTACGACGCCACCGTCGTCTCCCGTCTCAAGGACGCCGGGGCGACCATCGTCGGCAAATCGAACATGGACGAGTTCGGCATGGGGACGACGACGGAGACGTCCGCGTTCGGACCGACGCGGAACCCGGTCGACGCCGACCGTGTCCCCGGCGGCTCGTCGGGTGGGTCGGCTGCGGCGGTCGCTGCTGGCGACGCCGACCTCGCGCTCGGCTCCGACACCGGCGGGTCGATTCGCTGCCCCGCCGCCTTCTGCGGCGTCGTCGGTATCAAGCCGACGTACGGCCTCGTTTCGCGCTACGGCCTCGTCGCCTACGCCAACTCCCTCGAACAGATCGGTCCCATCGCCCCCTCCGTCGAGGACGCCGCCGCGCTCTTGGACGTCGTCTCCGGGTCGGACCCGAACGACTCCACGACGGTCGACGCGGGCGACGGCTCCGACTACGCCGCGGCCGCCGACGGCGACGTCGAGGGCCTCACCCTCGGCGTCCCCACGGAACTCGTCGAGGGCGCCGACGAAGCGGTCGTCGAGGCGTTCTGGGACGCGATCGCCGAACTGGAGGCACAGGGTGCCACCTACGAGGAGGTCTCGCTCGAGTCCATCGAGCACGCGTTGGCGGCGTACTACGTCATCGCCACGTCCGAGGCCTCCTCGAACCTCGCGCGGTTCGACGGCGTCCGGTACGGCGTCTCGGGTGGCGAGGGCAACTGGAACGAGTCGTTCGCGACGGCGCGCGAGGAGGGCTTCGGCGCGGAGGTCAAGCGCCGCATCCTGCTGGGCACCTACGCTCTCTCCGCGGGCTACCACGACAAGTACTACAAGAAGGCCCAGGACGCCCGCGCGTGGGTCCGCCGGGACTTCGAGAGCGTCTTCGACGAGGTGGACCTCGTCGCGTCGCCGACGATGCCCGTCCTCCCGCCCGAGCTGGGAGAGAGCCTCGACGACCCGCTCCAACTGTATCTGATGGACGCCAACACCGTCCCGGTGAACCTCGCGAACCTCCCCGCCATCTCGGTGCCCGCGGGGGACGCCGAGGGACTCCCCGTCGGGTTGCAACTCGTCGCGCCGAAGTTCGACGAGGCGACGATGATCCGTGCGGCGTCGGCGGTCGAGAACTAAGCTCCCGTCGCCCCTCGTGGCGACGGGCCGCGGCGGGCGCGGCGGGCGCAGCGGTGCACCTCCGAGCGCGGGTCGTCAGCCGACGGCCGTCGCGTACGAGGCCGCCGCCCGAACCAGTTCGAGCGCGCGCACCGGCTGGTTGCTGTCGATGAGGTCGTGCGCCCGCGCCGCGGCGTCGGCGCTGAGCTGTTCCGAGTGGACGAAGGCGTCGACGAGCGCACGAGCCTCGCGGTGGTCCCAGGTGTCCATACTGTTCGATTACTCCCCAGCGACGTTACCTCCACAGACGGTTCTCTGTGGTCGGGAATCGCAGCTGACGTCCCCGATGGCGCGGCGACACGGGCGATGGGGCTCAATCACGCATCAGGTTCACGACCTCGTCGGCGACGTCGGACTCGACGGCGATGGCGACGGCGACGAGGGCGCACCCAACCCCCGGCGCGGGG
It contains:
- a CDS encoding NUDIX hydrolase encodes the protein METTRHFTATVYLVHDGATALHEHPKLGIRLPPGGHVDRDELPHETALREAREETGLTPTLLTDHADIASETARTIPRPRHLMLADVNRFGDRVGHQHIDHVFFATVDSRAIDPAEDEEPAAAWDWYTPDDLRGVDVDSDVRALGIEAVEAAAARFG
- a CDS encoding transcription initiation factor IIB, with protein sequence MTESVRSYDRDRSRARARTSESEDESPATDESLHCPECNGPLATDTEHGETVCEHCGLVVEEDEIDHGPEWRAFDANEKDQKSRVGAPTTNMMHDKGLSTNIGWQNKDAYGNSLSSRQREKMQRLRTWNERFRTRDSKERNLKQALGEIDRMASALGLPDSVRETASVIYRRALQDDLLPGRSIEGVATSSLYAAARQAGTPRSLDEITAVSRVEKDEIARTYRYVVRELKLEIKPADPEQYVPRFASDLDLSDESERRARQLLQNAKEAGIHSGKSPVGLAAAAVYAASLLTNEKVTQSEVSEVANISEVTIRNRYHELLEAEEQVQVP
- a CDS encoding hydroxyacid dehydrogenase; its protein translation is MSPAWEVLLPAHIDSAGPESISDFARCTGMDEYDSVDDALADIGRYDAVIVRVTDLDAGVIDRADRLKVVAKHGAGLDNVDVGAASRRGIVVCNTPGANARSVAEHALALLFGVRRHLRTADRHVRSGGWDRSAFAGRELTGDTLGLFGFGAIARETADLAQGMGQAVCTYDPYLADADVPARVDRVTDLPALFQRADAVSIHAPLTPETRGVVSTDELTALGPDGVLVNTARGPIVDEAALLAALDAGRIGGAGLDTFAEEPPGEHHPFAARDDVLLTPHVGGVTAEALERMSRRAAANVRTVYEGALPDSTVNRAALEEGER
- a CDS encoding HpcH/HpaI aldolase family protein encodes the protein MRTRNGLRRALEEGETLFGASADTFSPTVIETLGDVGLDFVWLDFEHGGPSPYDSTVFEELTRAAEAGDIELLVRLPAPDPPLVRKVLDAGVRTILLPRIETADELRRAVAAAHFSYDGDVGDRGVGVGRTARWAGYVDSHVEGEDREVLVGTMVENARAVEHIDELLSVPQLGFAFIGPADLAMSMSGGDPTERSAEAVQAAIDRTREACLDAGVPVGRIRNDVDAARTARDEGYQLIRIGGDLESLRTTLGARLADLGRS
- the gatC gene encoding Asp-tRNA(Asn)/Glu-tRNA(Gln) amidotransferase subunit GatC — its product is MSDSPVDSEEVRHVAELARVDLADEEVEEFAAQFADILEYFDALDDVPEVEADEDLVNVMRPDEVREGLSQEEALSNATESEGGYFKGPRVS
- the gatA gene encoding Asp-tRNA(Asn)/Glu-tRNA(Gln) amidotransferase subunit GatA, whose amino-acid sequence is MADLNAFITEERIDGDDDGPLAGRTVAVKDNISTEGVRTTCGSAMLTDYVPPYDATVVSRLKDAGATIVGKSNMDEFGMGTTTETSAFGPTRNPVDADRVPGGSSGGSAAAVAAGDADLALGSDTGGSIRCPAAFCGVVGIKPTYGLVSRYGLVAYANSLEQIGPIAPSVEDAAALLDVVSGSDPNDSTTVDAGDGSDYAAAADGDVEGLTLGVPTELVEGADEAVVEAFWDAIAELEAQGATYEEVSLESIEHALAAYYVIATSEASSNLARFDGVRYGVSGGEGNWNESFATAREEGFGAEVKRRILLGTYALSAGYHDKYYKKAQDARAWVRRDFESVFDEVDLVASPTMPVLPPELGESLDDPLQLYLMDANTVPVNLANLPAISVPAGDAEGLPVGLQLVAPKFDEATMIRAASAVEN